A region of the Arachis hypogaea cultivar Tifrunner chromosome 15, arahy.Tifrunner.gnm2.J5K5, whole genome shotgun sequence genome:
GAAACGGGGAACCGATCGCTGATTCAAGGTTTCGTGAAGGAACCAATAGTGATCTTGCATATAACCCGGGTGGCCGACTTCTCCTCATGGATGGACCCGATCACTGGTTTCTTGAAAAACAGTAAACTCCCTGATGACAAAAAGACGGCGAAAGCATTGAGGAGAGAAGCAGCCAAGTATACAATAATACAAGGCCAGCTGTTTAAGAAAGGCCTGAACCAACCTCTATTGAAGTGCCTAGGCCCCAACCAGACGGACTACATATTAAGCAAAGTCCACGAGGAGTGTTGCGGCCACCACATCGGAGGAAAGGCCTTAGCTCGAAAACTCGTCAAGGCCGGCTACTATTGCCCTCAATGATGGCGGATTCCAAAGAGTTCGTGAAAAAATGCAGGAAATGCCAGGAAAACGCAAACTTTTACAAAGCACCGGCGGCTGAACTGAGCCTACTGATGGCCTCCCGGCCATTCTCCCAATGGGGCGTCGACCTGTTAGGACCTTTCTCGATCGGACTTGGGCAGGTCAAGTACCTAAGTGTCACTGTTGATTATTATACCAAGTGGGTGGAGGCCGAGCCATTGGCAAGCATATCCTCGGCAAATTGCCGAAAGTTCATGTAGAGACAAGTAATAGCCAAATTCGGAATCCCAGAggtcgtcatctcggacaacgggACACAGTTTGTTGACAAAAATTTTGGGGAATTTCTCGCTGGTTTAAGGATAAAGCAGAAGTTATCGTCTGTCGAGTACCCCCAAACCAACGGCCAAGTCGAAGCAGCAAACAAGGTCATCCTACAAGGTCTTAAAAACCGACTTGACCAGAAGAAGGGAGCCTGGGTAGACGAGCTAGCATCGGTCCTCTGGTCCTATCGCACGACGTAGTAGTCATCTACCGCGGACACGCCCTTTCGATTCACCTATGGGGTTGATGCGATAATACCCGTAGATATTGGGGAACCAAGCCCACGTCTACTCTTGGGAGGAGTTGAGGAAGCCGTGGAAAAGGACTTGGTGGACAAGACCAGAGAAATGGCTCACTTGTCAGAGACGGCACTGAAACAAATAATGGCTCTGCGTTACAACACCAAAGTGCTAAAGAGAGATTTTTAGCCAAGCGACCTAGTTTTATGATGCAACGACGTGGGTCTCCTGACACCATGGGAAGGAAAGTTGGTAGCAaattgggaaggtccatacaagAGCTGGAACGACTGGACGGCAGGGAAGTTCCCAGAACGTGGAACGCGAGAAACCTAAGAAGATTCTACTCCTAGAGGCCGAAGCACACCCGGCGAGCAGCTGGTTTCCTGGCTTAGTAAGACCCGTATTACTTTATGTTCAGATTATTTCCCATTGGTTGTTTACATGAATggcaatttattattattacactAATTGTTCCTTTCTCGTTTTATACTTTAATGTGCTGTTCACACTGTTTAAATCGTTTGACCTGGGAAATTAACCGGTCCAATAACAAAACGGtatcccgggactgatcaccccggaaaCCACTGAAGTCGCGAATGCTACAACAAACGGCTATTAAACAAAGCCAAATTTCAGGTGATTAAACGAAAAAGCCAGGACTTGGCTTCATTTTTGTCAACATCgtttcaaagttaaataattacaAATAAAAGCCCCAAAACGGCTACAAAAGTCAGAACGGTAGAACGGCAGAAATTGTCAACATAATGCCAAAACAAAACACAAAGTACAAAGAATTCATTTCTTCGGAATATCAACGATCTTGCTATCCTTAATGGTTTTGAAAACGCTGACGGCTGAGGTGTCAAAATCAGGAGCTAACAGCTTTACGTGAGCCTTAATCGCCTCTTCGGTCGCCATAATAGCATTCCAACCATGCTTCACAGTTTTCTTGTACTTTTTCTTCAATTCAGTAGCCTCAGTTTTAGCCGCAGTCGCCAATGAGAGGGCGTCATCGTGCTCCTTCTCCAGATCTTTCATCCGACCCTGAGCAACATTAAGTTGGCTCTCCAAAGTGAGCTATCG
Encoded here:
- the LOC140179178 gene encoding uncharacterized protein; amino-acid sequence: MEMVKKLSEEFDEVTVHHVLRKKNSRADLLSKLASTKPETGNRSLIQGFVKEPIVILHITRVADFSSWMDPITGFLKNSKLPDDKKTAKALRREAAKYTIIQGQLFKKGLNQPLLKCLGPNQTDYILSKVHEECCGHHIGGKALARKLVKAGYYCPQ